A stretch of the Macaca mulatta isolate MMU2019108-1 chromosome 14, T2T-MMU8v2.0, whole genome shotgun sequence genome encodes the following:
- the MSANTD2 gene encoding myb/SANT-like DNA-binding domain-containing protein 2 isoform X5 yields the protein MEDYSQEDWGNHSQDLHGYPTDQELDEIPVTKRTLKIKQESSEEAQKRDIMQNIVQILESVQLKWELFQSWTDFSRLHLSNKLAIFGIGYNTRWKEDIRYHYAEISSQVPLGKRLREYFNSEKPEGRIIMTRVQKMNWKNVYYKFLEITISEARCLELHMEIDWIPIAHSKPTGGNVVQYLLPGGIPKSPGLYAIGYEECIERPLSPHMEQRSLDPGKEGRVDLETLSAQTSLQVEIEPTRITYCYLGIAEVRTLQQCLFLHFQANTKTFSKDWVGINGFLSQNCIVDPGVSPKSIYIKFVEVERDFLSAGSLVECLEKAIGYPLKFNN from the exons ATGGAGGACTATTCACAGGAGGACTGGGGAAACCACAGTCAGGATCTCCATGGCTATCCAACAGATCAGGAATTGG aTGAAATACCTGTCACAaagagaacattaaaaataaaacaagagtcTTCTGAAGAAGCACA gAAGAGAGACATCATGCAGAATATTGTGCAGATTTTGGAATCGGTACAGTTGAAATGGGAACTTTTTCAGAGCTGGACAGACTTTTCAAGGCTCCATCTTTCTAATAAACTGGCCATTTTTGGAATTGGTTATAACACCCGTTGGAAAGAGGATATCCGTTACCATTATGCTGAGATCAGCTCCCAGGTGCCCCTTGGCAAGCGACTTCGGGAGTACTTCAACTCTGAGAAGCCTGAAGGACGGATCATTATGACCCGAGTGCAGAAAATGAACTGGAAAAATGTTTACTACAAATTTTTAGAGATCACTATTAGCGAAGCTAGGTGCTTGGAGCTGCACATGGAAATTGACTGGATACCCATTGCCCACTCCAAACCAACTGGTGGGAATGTTGTTCAATATTTATTGCCTGGGGGTATTCCTAAAAGCCCAGGCCTTTATGCCATTGGCTATGAAGAATGTATTGAGAGGCCCCTCTCACCACACATGGAGCAGCGTTCCCTGGACCCAGGAAAAGAGGGCCGGGTTGACCTGGAAACCCTTTCAGCACAAACCTCATTACAGGTGGAAATAGAACCCACCCGAATTACCTATTGCTACCTCGGAATTGCTGAGGTCAGGACTCTGCAGCAGTgcttatttttacatttccaaGCAAATACCAAAACCTTCAGCAAAGATTGGGTTGGTATTAATGGGTTTTTGTCTCAGAACTGTATTGTGGATCCCGGAGTTTCTCCCAAATCCATCTACATCAAATTTGTAGAAGTAGAGAGGGATTTTCTTTCTGCAGGCTCTTTAGTTGAGTGCCTGGAAAAAGCCATTGGATACCCCTTAAAATTTAACAACTGA
- the MSANTD2 gene encoding myb/SANT-like DNA-binding domain-containing protein 2 isoform X3 has product MNSWVDHLSSCYLCFGSSVQVFLTPPDLYPYSFIQDTVFSHNSSSRGRQQHHVSLPGRFPTTLRRCYSRVKEHGVGKRKSSYTFEQLEQVFGQGGWDAQPCQPVLINSSGLYQELESDGSTMEDYSQEDWGNHSQDLHGYPTDQELDEIPVTKRTLKIKQESSEEAQKRDIMQNIVQILESVQLKWELFQSWTDFSRLHLSNKLAIFGIGYNTRWKEDIRYHYAEISSQVPLGKRLREYFNSEKPEGRIIMTRVQKMNWKNVYYKFLEITISEARCLELHMEIDWIPIAHSKPTGGNVVQYLLPGGIPKSPGLYAIGYEECIERPLSPHMEQRSLDPGKEGRVDLETLSAQTSLQVEIEPTRITYCYLGIAEVRTLQQCLFLHFQANTKTFSKDWVGINGFLSQNCIVDPGVSPKSIYIKFVEVERDFLSAGSLVECLEKAIGYPLKFNN; this is encoded by the exons ATGAACTCCTGGGTTGACCACCTATCAAGTTGTTACCTATGCTTTGGTTCTTCAGTCCAGGTTTTCCTGACTCCTCCTGACCTCTATCCCTACAGCTTCATTCAGGATACAGTATTCTCTCACAACTCTTCCTCCAGGGGGAGACAACAGCATCATGTCAGTTTACCGGGGAGATTTCCGACA ACCCTTCGCAGGTGTTACAGTCGGGTGAAAGAACATGGTGTTGGGAAAAGAAAGAGCAGTTACACATTTGAACAGTTGGAACAGGTGTTTGGTCAGGGAGGATGGGATGCTCAGCCCTGCCAGCCTGTACTTATTAACAGTAGTGGCTTGTACCAGGAGCTGGAGTCAGATGGCAGCACTATGGAGGACTATTCACAGGAGGACTGGGGAAACCACAGTCAGGATCTCCATGGCTATCCAACAGATCAGGAATTGG aTGAAATACCTGTCACAaagagaacattaaaaataaaacaagagtcTTCTGAAGAAGCACA gAAGAGAGACATCATGCAGAATATTGTGCAGATTTTGGAATCGGTACAGTTGAAATGGGAACTTTTTCAGAGCTGGACAGACTTTTCAAGGCTCCATCTTTCTAATAAACTGGCCATTTTTGGAATTGGTTATAACACCCGTTGGAAAGAGGATATCCGTTACCATTATGCTGAGATCAGCTCCCAGGTGCCCCTTGGCAAGCGACTTCGGGAGTACTTCAACTCTGAGAAGCCTGAAGGACGGATCATTATGACCCGAGTGCAGAAAATGAACTGGAAAAATGTTTACTACAAATTTTTAGAGATCACTATTAGCGAAGCTAGGTGCTTGGAGCTGCACATGGAAATTGACTGGATACCCATTGCCCACTCCAAACCAACTGGTGGGAATGTTGTTCAATATTTATTGCCTGGGGGTATTCCTAAAAGCCCAGGCCTTTATGCCATTGGCTATGAAGAATGTATTGAGAGGCCCCTCTCACCACACATGGAGCAGCGTTCCCTGGACCCAGGAAAAGAGGGCCGGGTTGACCTGGAAACCCTTTCAGCACAAACCTCATTACAGGTGGAAATAGAACCCACCCGAATTACCTATTGCTACCTCGGAATTGCTGAGGTCAGGACTCTGCAGCAGTgcttatttttacatttccaaGCAAATACCAAAACCTTCAGCAAAGATTGGGTTGGTATTAATGGGTTTTTGTCTCAGAACTGTATTGTGGATCCCGGAGTTTCTCCCAAATCCATCTACATCAAATTTGTAGAAGTAGAGAGGGATTTTCTTTCTGCAGGCTCTTTAGTTGAGTGCCTGGAAAAAGCCATTGGATACCCCTTAAAATTTAACAACTGA
- the MSANTD2 gene encoding myb/SANT-like DNA-binding domain-containing protein 2 isoform X4 gives MNSWVDHLSSCYLCFGSSVQVFLTPPDLYPYSFIQDTVFSHNSSSRGRQQHHVSLPGRFPTELESDGSTMEDYSQEDWGNHSQDLHGYPTDQELDEIPVTKRTLKIKQESSEEAQKRDIMQNIVQILESVQLKWELFQSWTDFSRLHLSNKLAIFGIGYNTRWKEDIRYHYAEISSQVPLGKRLREYFNSEKPEGRIIMTRVQKMNWKNVYYKFLEITISEARCLELHMEIDWIPIAHSKPTGGNVVQYLLPGGIPKSPGLYAIGYEECIERPLSPHMEQRSLDPGKEGRVDLETLSAQTSLQVEIEPTRITYCYLGIAEVRTLQQCLFLHFQANTKTFSKDWVGINGFLSQNCIVDPGVSPKSIYIKFVEVERDFLSAGSLVECLEKAIGYPLKFNN, from the exons ATGAACTCCTGGGTTGACCACCTATCAAGTTGTTACCTATGCTTTGGTTCTTCAGTCCAGGTTTTCCTGACTCCTCCTGACCTCTATCCCTACAGCTTCATTCAGGATACAGTATTCTCTCACAACTCTTCCTCCAGGGGGAGACAACAGCATCATGTCAGTTTACCGGGGAGATTTCCGACA GAGCTGGAGTCAGATGGCAGCACTATGGAGGACTATTCACAGGAGGACTGGGGAAACCACAGTCAGGATCTCCATGGCTATCCAACAGATCAGGAATTGG aTGAAATACCTGTCACAaagagaacattaaaaataaaacaagagtcTTCTGAAGAAGCACA gAAGAGAGACATCATGCAGAATATTGTGCAGATTTTGGAATCGGTACAGTTGAAATGGGAACTTTTTCAGAGCTGGACAGACTTTTCAAGGCTCCATCTTTCTAATAAACTGGCCATTTTTGGAATTGGTTATAACACCCGTTGGAAAGAGGATATCCGTTACCATTATGCTGAGATCAGCTCCCAGGTGCCCCTTGGCAAGCGACTTCGGGAGTACTTCAACTCTGAGAAGCCTGAAGGACGGATCATTATGACCCGAGTGCAGAAAATGAACTGGAAAAATGTTTACTACAAATTTTTAGAGATCACTATTAGCGAAGCTAGGTGCTTGGAGCTGCACATGGAAATTGACTGGATACCCATTGCCCACTCCAAACCAACTGGTGGGAATGTTGTTCAATATTTATTGCCTGGGGGTATTCCTAAAAGCCCAGGCCTTTATGCCATTGGCTATGAAGAATGTATTGAGAGGCCCCTCTCACCACACATGGAGCAGCGTTCCCTGGACCCAGGAAAAGAGGGCCGGGTTGACCTGGAAACCCTTTCAGCACAAACCTCATTACAGGTGGAAATAGAACCCACCCGAATTACCTATTGCTACCTCGGAATTGCTGAGGTCAGGACTCTGCAGCAGTgcttatttttacatttccaaGCAAATACCAAAACCTTCAGCAAAGATTGGGTTGGTATTAATGGGTTTTTGTCTCAGAACTGTATTGTGGATCCCGGAGTTTCTCCCAAATCCATCTACATCAAATTTGTAGAAGTAGAGAGGGATTTTCTTTCTGCAGGCTCTTTAGTTGAGTGCCTGGAAAAAGCCATTGGATACCCCTTAAAATTTAACAACTGA